The Verrucomicrobiota bacterium nucleotide sequence CGGTGGCTCTTCGGGTCGCGACGAGCGCGAACGCACCTCGACGAACACGATAATCTCGCCATGCTGCATCACGATGTCGATCTCGCCGTGCGCCGAGCGCCAGTTGCGCGCGCGCAGCCGGAACCCCTTGTCGCGCAGATGGCGCAACGCGGCGCGCTCGCCCCGTGCGCCGAGGTCTTTTCTCTGAATCGTCATGTTCGTCCCAGCCGGTTGTTCGTGGATCGGGTCGAGCCGGCCCGGCCGCGTCTAGTCCTGGCCGAGCTCGACGTTCCAATAGGCGAGATCGATGAAGCGGCGCCACGTCGCGTGCGGCGGGCCGGCGATCGACATGGCGAGGAACGGGTGCCAGCTCGGCTTCTTGGGCTTGCGGACCAGTCGGAGACCGGCTTGGCGTGGCGTACGGTTGCCCTTCCGCGTATTGCAGCGCTTGCAGGAGCAGACGATGTTGGTCCACGTCGTGTGGCCACCCTGGTCCTTGGGGATGACGTGGTCGAGGTTGAGCTCGCGCCGGTCGAAAGCCTTGCCGCAGTACTGGCACGTGTTG carries:
- a CDS encoding YraN family protein; protein product: MTIQRKDLGARGERAALRHLRDKGFRLRARNWRSAHGEIDIVMQHGEIIVFVEVRSRSSRPEEPPMAMLSATKQHHMLRTAQDYMYRYRMLDRPWRIDCVFVTFDGARPVSFEHVENAV